Within Fibrobacter sp. UWB4, the genomic segment ACCACTTTGACCGCTGCAATCTGCACCACCCTTGCTGCTAAGGGTCTTGCCGCTGCAAAGCGTTTCGATGAAATCGACAACGCTCCGGAAGAAAAGGCTCGTG encodes:
- a CDS encoding GTP-binding protein, with the translated sequence MAKEHFDRSKPHCNIGTIGHVDHGKTTLTAAICTTLAAKGLAAAKRFDEIDNAPEEKAR